In a genomic window of Gadus macrocephalus chromosome 9, ASM3116895v1:
- the LOC132464773 gene encoding DNA-binding protein RFX7 isoform X5, producing the protein MAEDPQQPGGQRPSVAGPGSLPTLVPGLQGPEANALQFKIKNSICKSVQSKVDNILQDVEKFTDIEKLYLYLKLPSGPGNGNDKRTENQRGCSTPGLCDQNSMSSSRTQQMYAFNWIRNHLEEHPETSLPKQEVYDEYKSYCDNLGYNPLSAADFGKIMKNVFPNMKARRLGMRGKSKYCYSGLRKKAFVHMPSLPNLDLQKSGDGCELMEPMGQSPSAEDEMRSAACGLVCEWAQKVLTRQFDHVEDLARFLLNSHYIGTKSMAALTVMTGTPTGLKTPTPSAFVPTAEANSFQPQVKTLPSPSVDAKQQLQRKIQKKQQEQKLHSPLPSDSQIKRTEVSTPGPTIPTSSPALLSPQPTIGIVVSAVPSPITVQGFVQRSRQPMTSPSPVGGAEGKVMPVNFQVVTQSIKQSPKTQQSISASPVGDRLARHRYAQILPKPSATSAITLRSPPTLLITNSPIKTVMPQPHVSSVNVVKMTAISLTPSGGGGGGGGANLRPASTGMAVASVSEDPHQIRCPNPLNTPHSPALRPSAPGPVLALHSDAKAEQGEPGSSTKFRAASEPSFFVKFSPIPDKVARTKSDSQSPPATVAAAGAQESNNGGCLDSHLYLTVEKQSANGSPAVTLSPKEPGSDAKGPRKRSGPGVDAHIIPVKRVFISQQPVAFIENPKPGLSRPAAKRVARAVGGPAARPESAPCKVTVKQTSLGPGAQVLALSDLPLTQPSGPRTLVRPQALLVKREGRAASGEATVAAAAAAAAAAAAAAAPMSSAADQALLQQMAAADPHLIPANSGAHEASALGDLKSTMWEEGQLEALQKQAFAQQTPAEHSQAQADQLALMGQAGEASGQLALSQEMLDFSGSQPSMDYFPFNDDDMTQDSIVEELVQMEEQMKLKGLQPLFSTCVDMSLQGQSAGPPASILNAHPTGPAFFHSAHSSTTPVQTPTPTPTPTPTPTPTSEMTLGHSMTRESPCSRMAVVTPVDGAMGRHTPISTPLSNCSGSVPPSPVECRNPFAFTPINSSMAGYHDSSVVSSSPVKPMQRPMATHPDKAKLDWINNRYNSSSSGPLSNQSLGILPSYQDLVDDQFRKPHAFAIPGQSFQVQSRQDGHFGRLTPISPVQQQQVSNMTTPTKQESFAVPAPLDNKAAASSGSATFRCRSVSPAVRQRNFSGTTAAPTAAVTSTTTTTTTTTRAVISPFNAAITSEMLSILSNSQGAGSAHSMAQRSQSVPLNIMMQSELLPLQGQNSNTKITSVLLSKMDSEGDEAVRGLGINNLPSNYTARMNLTQILQTTASFSGGAAHPAQLPASSSPAAFGLQQGYLTGGPAEPGGFPGPDEAQAQAGPSGQDQQQQLQQQQQQLQEAAAVRTQAQLLRQSAQQQEVAVAAAAAAAEEEQQQLDFNNTVKDLLGDDGLNPSSQLVGQVASELNAVASDFSNDIRLTSDLSSSITDLNTLDPNLLFDPNQPQEQYEDSTLEELKNDPLFQQICSDPVNSGFEWLESKDQPTTVEMLG; encoded by the exons ATGGCTGAGGATCCACAACAACCCGGGGGGCAGAGGCCCTCCGTGGCGGGCCCGGGCTCTCTTCCGACGCTGGTGCCGGGACTCCAGGGGCCCGAGGCAAATGCGTTACAGTTCAAAATAAAAAACTCAATTTG CAAATCTGTACAATCAAAAGTGGACAACATATTG CAAGATGTTGAGAAGTTTACAGACATCGAAAAGCTCTACCTCTACCTCAAGCTGCCTTCTGGTCCAGGCAACGGCAATGACAAAAG GACTGAGAATCAGAGGGGTTGCTCCACTCCGGGACTATG TGATCAGAATTCCATGTCATCGAGCCGTACTCAACAAATGTATGCATTCAACTGGATAAGGAACCACCTGGAGGAGCACCCGGAGACCTCCCTGCCAAAGCAAGAGGTGTACGACGAGTACAA AAGTTATTGTGACAATCTTGGCTACAATCCACTGAGTGCAGCAGACTTTGGAAAGATAATGAAGAATGTCTTTCCCAACATGAAGGCACGTCGACTGGGCATGAGAGGGAAATCCAA ATACTGTTATAGCGGCTTGAGGAAGAAAGCTTTTGTTCACATGCCGTCCCTACCAAACCTGGACCTGCAGAAGTCTGGAGATGGG TGTGAGCTGATGGAGCCCATGGGTCAGTCTCCCAGCGCCGAGGACGAGATGCGGTCCGCGGCCTGCGGCTTGGTGTGTGAGTGGGCCCAGAAGGTCCTTACCCGGCAGTTCGACCACGTGGAGGACCTGGCCCGCTTCCTGCTCAACAGCCACTACATCGGGACCAAGTCCATGGCGGCGCTCACTGttatgacgggaacgcccaccG gcctgAAGACGCCCACGCCCTCGGCCTTCGTGCCCACCGCCGAGGCCAACTCGTTCCAGCCCCAGGTGAAGACCCTGCCCTCTCCCTCGGTGGATGccaagcagcagctgcagcgcaAGATCCAGAAGAAGCAGCAGGAGCAGAAGCTCCACTCGCCCCTGCCCAGCGACAGCCAGATCAAACGGACGGAGGTCAGCACCCCGGGGCCCACCATCCCAACCAGCAGCCCCGCGCTCCTCTCCCcgcagcccaccattggcatcGTGGTGTCCGCCGTCCCCAGTCCCATCACGGTACAGGGATTT GTGCAGAGGAGCAGGCAGCCCATGACCTCGCCCAGCCCCGTGGGCGGCGCCGAGGGGAAGGTGATGCCTGTCAATTTCCAAGTGGTCACTCAGTCCATCAAGCAGTCTCCCAAGACCCAGCAGAGCATCTCGGCAAGCCCGGTGGGGGACCGCCTGGCCAGGCACCGCTACGCACAAATCCTCCCCAAGCCCTCGGCCACCAGCGCCATCACGCTGCGCTCGCCCCCCACGCTGCTCATCACCAACAGCCCCATCAAGACGGTGATGCCCCAGCCCCACGTCAGCTCTGTCAACGTGGTCAAGATGACGGCCATCTCGCTGACgcccagcggcggcggcggtggcggcggcggagcgAACCTGCGGCCTGCCTCCACCGGCATGGCCGTCGCCTCCGTCTCAGAGGACCCCCACCAGATCCGGTGCCCCAACCCGCTCAACACGCCTCACTCCCCGGCCCTCAGGCCCAGTGCCCCGGGGCCCGTCCTGGCCCTCCACAGCGACGCCAAGGCAGAGCAGGGCGAGCCGGGCTCCTCCACCAAGTTCAGAGCCGCCAGTGAACCCAGCTTCTTTGTCAAGTTCTCGCCCATCCCGGACAAAGTGGCCCGGACCAAAAGTGACTCCCAGTCTCCTCCCGCCACCGTGGCCGCGGCCGGGGCCCAGGAGAGCAATAACGGCGGCTGTCTGGACAGCCATCTGTACCTGACTGTTGAGAAGCAGAGCGCCAACGGCTCCCCGGCCGTCACCCTGTCCCCCAAGGAGCCCGGCTCGGACGCCAAGGGCCCCAGGAAGCGCTCGGGCCCCGGGGTGGATGCCCACATCATCCCCGTGAAGAGAGTGTTCATCTCCCAGCAGCCGGTCGCCTTCATCGAAAATCCCAAACCCGGTCTGAGCCGGCCGGCGGCCAAGAGGGTCGCCCGGGCGGTGGGGGGGCCGGCCGCCCGCCCGGAGAGCGCCCCCTGCAAGGTGACGGTAAAGCAGACCTCGCTGGGCCCCGGGGCACAGGTCCTCGCCCTCTCCGACTTGCCACTCACGCAGCCCTCGGGCCCCCGGACCCTTGTGCGGCCCCAGGCCCTGCTGGTGAAGCGCGAGGGCCGAGCCGCCTCCGGCGAGGCCactgtggcggcggcggcggcggcggcggcggcggcggcggcggcggcggcccccatGAGCAGCGCTGCCGACCAGGCGCTGCTGCAGCAGATGGCCGCCGCCGACCCTCACCTCATACCAGCCAACTCAGGAGCACACGAGGCCTCGGCCCTCGGTGACCTCAAGAGCACAATGTGGGAGGAGGGCCAGCTGGAGGCGCTGCAGAAACAGGCGTTCGCTCAGCAGACGCCCGCCGAACACAGCCAGGCGCAGGCCGACCAGCTCGCCCTGATGGGCCAGGCGGGCGAGGCCTCGGGCCAGCTCGCGCTCTCCCAGGAGATGCTGGACTTCTCGGGCTCCCAGCCCAGCATGGACTACTTCCCCTTCAACGACGACGACATGACCCAGGACAGCAtcgtggaggagctggtgcagATGGAGGAGCAGATGAAGCTCAAGGGCCTGCAGCCTCTGTTCAGCACCTGTGTGGACATGTCGCTGCAGGGCCAGTCGGCCGGCCCCCCGGCCTCCATCCTCAACGCCCACCCGACGGGCCCGGCCTTCTTCCACTCCGCCCACAGCAGCACCACCCCCGTGCAGACCCCcacgcccacccccaccccgacacccacgcccacccccacctccgaAATGACCCTGGGACACAGCATGACCCGAGAGAGCCCATGCTCCCGCATGGCGGTGGTCACCCCGGTGGACGGGGCCATGGGGCGCCACACCCCCATCAGCACGCCGCTGTCCAACTGCAGCGGCAGCGTGCCCCCGAGCCCGGTGGAGTGCAGGAACCCCTTCGCCTTCACGCCTATCAACTCCAGCATGGCGGGCTACCACGACTCCAGCGTGGTGTCCAGCAGCCCGGTGAAGCCCATGCAGAGGCCCATGGCCACGCACCCCGACAAGGCCAAGCTGGACTGGATCAACAACCgctacaacagcagcagcagcgggccgCTGTCCAATCAGAGCCTCGGCATCCTGCCCAGCTACCAGGACCTGGTGGACGACCAGTTCCGGAAGCCCCACGCCTTCGCCATCCCCGGCCAGTCCTTTCAGGTCCAGTCGAGGCAGGACGGCCACTTTGGCCGCCTGACCCCCATCTCtccggtgcagcagcagcaggtgagTAACATGACCACGCCGACCAAGCAGGAGAGCTTCGCCGTGCCCGCCCCGCTGGACAACAAGGCCGCCGCGTCCTCGGGCTCCGCTACGTTCCGTTGTCGCAGTGTCAGCCCGGCAGTGCGTCAGCGGAACTTCAGCGGCACCACGGCGGCCCCGACCGCCGCcgtcaccagcaccaccaccaccaccaccaccaccacgcgcGCCGTCATCTCCCCGTTCAACGCCGCCATCACCTCCGAGATGCTCAGCATCCTGTCCAACAGCCAGGGGGCGGGCTCGGCCCACAGCATGGCCCAgcgcagccaatcggtgcctcTGAACATCATGATGCAGAGCGAGCTGCTGCCGTTGCAGGGCCAGAACAGCAACACCAAGATCACCAGCGTGCTCCTGAGCAAGATGGACTCGGAGGGGGACGAGGCGGTGCGCGGCCTAGGCATCAACAACCTCCCCTCCAACTACACCGCCCGCATGAACCTCACGCAGATCCTCCAGACCACCGCCTCCTTCAGCGGGGGGGCCGCCCACCCCGCCCAGCTGCCGGCCAGCTCCAGTCCCGCGGCCTTCGGTCTCCAGCAGGGCTACCTCACCGGCGGCCCCGCCGAGCCGGGGGGCTTCCCAGGACCCGACGAGGCCCAAGCACAAGCGGGCCCCAGCGGGCaggaccagcagcagcagcttcagcagcagcagcagcagctccaggaggcggcggcggtgcgCACGCAGGCCCAGCTCCTCCGCCAGAGCGCTCAGCAGCaggaggtggcggtggcggcggcggcggcggcggcggaggaggagcagcagcagctggactTCAACAACACGGTGAAGGATCTGCTGGGCGACGACGGGCTGAACCCCAGCTCCCAGCTGGTGGGGCAGGTGGCCTCGGAGCTGAACGCCGTGGCCTCGGACTTCTCCAACGACATCAGACTGACCTCGGATCTGTCCAGTAGCATCACTGACCTGAACACCTTGGACCCCAACCTGCTGTTTGACCCCAACCAGCCGCAGGAACAATATGAAGACTCAACactggaggagctgaagaacGACCCACTGTTTCAGCAGATATGCAGTGACCCCGTGAACTCTGGCTTCGAGTGGCTGGAGAGCAAAGACCAGCCCACCACGGTGGAGATGCTGGGCTGA
- the LOC132464773 gene encoding DNA-binding protein RFX7 isoform X1: MCYKSSSIDAEMHSTHYTTCMSTKDVDDNMYMSVLNHASECCFCFVRHYSKSVQSKVDNILQDVEKFTDIEKLYLYLKLPSGPGNGNDKSRTENQRGCSTPGLCDQNSMSSSRTQQMYAFNWIRNHLEEHPETSLPKQEVYDEYKSYCDNLGYNPLSAADFGKIMKNVFPNMKARRLGMRGKSKYCYSGLRKKAFVHMPSLPNLDLQKSGDGCELMEPMGQSPSAEDEMRSAACGLVCEWAQKVLTRQFDHVEDLARFLLNSHYIGTKSMAALTVMTGTPTGLKTPTPSAFVPTAEANSFQPQVKTLPSPSVDAKQQLQRKIQKKQQEQKLHSPLPSDSQIKRTEVSTPGPTIPTSSPALLSPQPTIGIVVSAVPSPITVQGFVQRSRQPMTSPSPVGGAEGKVMPVNFQVVTQSIKQSPKTQQSISASPVGDRLARHRYAQILPKPSATSAITLRSPPTLLITNSPIKTVMPQPHVSSVNVVKMTAISLTPSGGGGGGGGANLRPASTGMAVASVSEDPHQIRCPNPLNTPHSPALRPSAPGPVLALHSDAKAEQGEPGSSTKFRAASEPSFFVKFSPIPDKVARTKSDSQSPPATVAAAGAQESNNGGCLDSHLYLTVEKQSANGSPAVTLSPKEPGSDAKGPRKRSGPGVDAHIIPVKRVFISQQPVAFIENPKPGLSRPAAKRVARAVGGPAARPESAPCKVTVKQTSLGPGAQVLALSDLPLTQPSGPRTLVRPQALLVKREGRAASGEATVAAAAAAAAAAAAAAAPMSSAADQALLQQMAAADPHLIPANSGAHEASALGDLKSTMWEEGQLEALQKQAFAQQTPAEHSQAQADQLALMGQAGEASGQLALSQEMLDFSGSQPSMDYFPFNDDDMTQDSIVEELVQMEEQMKLKGLQPLFSTCVDMSLQGQSAGPPASILNAHPTGPAFFHSAHSSTTPVQTPTPTPTPTPTPTPTSEMTLGHSMTRESPCSRMAVVTPVDGAMGRHTPISTPLSNCSGSVPPSPVECRNPFAFTPINSSMAGYHDSSVVSSSPVKPMQRPMATHPDKAKLDWINNRYNSSSSGPLSNQSLGILPSYQDLVDDQFRKPHAFAIPGQSFQVQSRQDGHFGRLTPISPVQQQQVSNMTTPTKQESFAVPAPLDNKAAASSGSATFRCRSVSPAVRQRNFSGTTAAPTAAVTSTTTTTTTTTRAVISPFNAAITSEMLSILSNSQGAGSAHSMAQRSQSVPLNIMMQSELLPLQGQNSNTKITSVLLSKMDSEGDEAVRGLGINNLPSNYTARMNLTQILQTTASFSGGAAHPAQLPASSSPAAFGLQQGYLTGGPAEPGGFPGPDEAQAQAGPSGQDQQQQLQQQQQQLQEAAAVRTQAQLLRQSAQQQEVAVAAAAAAAEEEQQQLDFNNTVKDLLGDDGLNPSSQLVGQVASELNAVASDFSNDIRLTSDLSSSITDLNTLDPNLLFDPNQPQEQYEDSTLEELKNDPLFQQICSDPVNSGFEWLESKDQPTTVEMLG; encoded by the exons atgtgTTACAAGTCATCGTCGATTGACGCTGAAATGCAtagtacacactacacaacGTGCATGTCGACCAAAGATGTTGATGACAATATGTACATGAGTGTTTTGAATCATGCATCTGAGTGCTGTTTCTGCTTTGTTCGTCATTATAGCAAATCTGTACAATCAAAAGTGGACAACATATTG CAAGATGTTGAGAAGTTTACAGACATCGAAAAGCTCTACCTCTACCTCAAGCTGCCTTCTGGTCCAGGCAACGGCAATGACAAAAG TAGGACTGAGAATCAGAGGGGTTGCTCCACTCCGGGACTATG TGATCAGAATTCCATGTCATCGAGCCGTACTCAACAAATGTATGCATTCAACTGGATAAGGAACCACCTGGAGGAGCACCCGGAGACCTCCCTGCCAAAGCAAGAGGTGTACGACGAGTACAA AAGTTATTGTGACAATCTTGGCTACAATCCACTGAGTGCAGCAGACTTTGGAAAGATAATGAAGAATGTCTTTCCCAACATGAAGGCACGTCGACTGGGCATGAGAGGGAAATCCAA ATACTGTTATAGCGGCTTGAGGAAGAAAGCTTTTGTTCACATGCCGTCCCTACCAAACCTGGACCTGCAGAAGTCTGGAGATGGG TGTGAGCTGATGGAGCCCATGGGTCAGTCTCCCAGCGCCGAGGACGAGATGCGGTCCGCGGCCTGCGGCTTGGTGTGTGAGTGGGCCCAGAAGGTCCTTACCCGGCAGTTCGACCACGTGGAGGACCTGGCCCGCTTCCTGCTCAACAGCCACTACATCGGGACCAAGTCCATGGCGGCGCTCACTGttatgacgggaacgcccaccG gcctgAAGACGCCCACGCCCTCGGCCTTCGTGCCCACCGCCGAGGCCAACTCGTTCCAGCCCCAGGTGAAGACCCTGCCCTCTCCCTCGGTGGATGccaagcagcagctgcagcgcaAGATCCAGAAGAAGCAGCAGGAGCAGAAGCTCCACTCGCCCCTGCCCAGCGACAGCCAGATCAAACGGACGGAGGTCAGCACCCCGGGGCCCACCATCCCAACCAGCAGCCCCGCGCTCCTCTCCCcgcagcccaccattggcatcGTGGTGTCCGCCGTCCCCAGTCCCATCACGGTACAGGGATTT GTGCAGAGGAGCAGGCAGCCCATGACCTCGCCCAGCCCCGTGGGCGGCGCCGAGGGGAAGGTGATGCCTGTCAATTTCCAAGTGGTCACTCAGTCCATCAAGCAGTCTCCCAAGACCCAGCAGAGCATCTCGGCAAGCCCGGTGGGGGACCGCCTGGCCAGGCACCGCTACGCACAAATCCTCCCCAAGCCCTCGGCCACCAGCGCCATCACGCTGCGCTCGCCCCCCACGCTGCTCATCACCAACAGCCCCATCAAGACGGTGATGCCCCAGCCCCACGTCAGCTCTGTCAACGTGGTCAAGATGACGGCCATCTCGCTGACgcccagcggcggcggcggtggcggcggcggagcgAACCTGCGGCCTGCCTCCACCGGCATGGCCGTCGCCTCCGTCTCAGAGGACCCCCACCAGATCCGGTGCCCCAACCCGCTCAACACGCCTCACTCCCCGGCCCTCAGGCCCAGTGCCCCGGGGCCCGTCCTGGCCCTCCACAGCGACGCCAAGGCAGAGCAGGGCGAGCCGGGCTCCTCCACCAAGTTCAGAGCCGCCAGTGAACCCAGCTTCTTTGTCAAGTTCTCGCCCATCCCGGACAAAGTGGCCCGGACCAAAAGTGACTCCCAGTCTCCTCCCGCCACCGTGGCCGCGGCCGGGGCCCAGGAGAGCAATAACGGCGGCTGTCTGGACAGCCATCTGTACCTGACTGTTGAGAAGCAGAGCGCCAACGGCTCCCCGGCCGTCACCCTGTCCCCCAAGGAGCCCGGCTCGGACGCCAAGGGCCCCAGGAAGCGCTCGGGCCCCGGGGTGGATGCCCACATCATCCCCGTGAAGAGAGTGTTCATCTCCCAGCAGCCGGTCGCCTTCATCGAAAATCCCAAACCCGGTCTGAGCCGGCCGGCGGCCAAGAGGGTCGCCCGGGCGGTGGGGGGGCCGGCCGCCCGCCCGGAGAGCGCCCCCTGCAAGGTGACGGTAAAGCAGACCTCGCTGGGCCCCGGGGCACAGGTCCTCGCCCTCTCCGACTTGCCACTCACGCAGCCCTCGGGCCCCCGGACCCTTGTGCGGCCCCAGGCCCTGCTGGTGAAGCGCGAGGGCCGAGCCGCCTCCGGCGAGGCCactgtggcggcggcggcggcggcggcggcggcggcggcggcggcggcggcccccatGAGCAGCGCTGCCGACCAGGCGCTGCTGCAGCAGATGGCCGCCGCCGACCCTCACCTCATACCAGCCAACTCAGGAGCACACGAGGCCTCGGCCCTCGGTGACCTCAAGAGCACAATGTGGGAGGAGGGCCAGCTGGAGGCGCTGCAGAAACAGGCGTTCGCTCAGCAGACGCCCGCCGAACACAGCCAGGCGCAGGCCGACCAGCTCGCCCTGATGGGCCAGGCGGGCGAGGCCTCGGGCCAGCTCGCGCTCTCCCAGGAGATGCTGGACTTCTCGGGCTCCCAGCCCAGCATGGACTACTTCCCCTTCAACGACGACGACATGACCCAGGACAGCAtcgtggaggagctggtgcagATGGAGGAGCAGATGAAGCTCAAGGGCCTGCAGCCTCTGTTCAGCACCTGTGTGGACATGTCGCTGCAGGGCCAGTCGGCCGGCCCCCCGGCCTCCATCCTCAACGCCCACCCGACGGGCCCGGCCTTCTTCCACTCCGCCCACAGCAGCACCACCCCCGTGCAGACCCCcacgcccacccccaccccgacacccacgcccacccccacctccgaAATGACCCTGGGACACAGCATGACCCGAGAGAGCCCATGCTCCCGCATGGCGGTGGTCACCCCGGTGGACGGGGCCATGGGGCGCCACACCCCCATCAGCACGCCGCTGTCCAACTGCAGCGGCAGCGTGCCCCCGAGCCCGGTGGAGTGCAGGAACCCCTTCGCCTTCACGCCTATCAACTCCAGCATGGCGGGCTACCACGACTCCAGCGTGGTGTCCAGCAGCCCGGTGAAGCCCATGCAGAGGCCCATGGCCACGCACCCCGACAAGGCCAAGCTGGACTGGATCAACAACCgctacaacagcagcagcagcgggccgCTGTCCAATCAGAGCCTCGGCATCCTGCCCAGCTACCAGGACCTGGTGGACGACCAGTTCCGGAAGCCCCACGCCTTCGCCATCCCCGGCCAGTCCTTTCAGGTCCAGTCGAGGCAGGACGGCCACTTTGGCCGCCTGACCCCCATCTCtccggtgcagcagcagcaggtgagTAACATGACCACGCCGACCAAGCAGGAGAGCTTCGCCGTGCCCGCCCCGCTGGACAACAAGGCCGCCGCGTCCTCGGGCTCCGCTACGTTCCGTTGTCGCAGTGTCAGCCCGGCAGTGCGTCAGCGGAACTTCAGCGGCACCACGGCGGCCCCGACCGCCGCcgtcaccagcaccaccaccaccaccaccaccaccacgcgcGCCGTCATCTCCCCGTTCAACGCCGCCATCACCTCCGAGATGCTCAGCATCCTGTCCAACAGCCAGGGGGCGGGCTCGGCCCACAGCATGGCCCAgcgcagccaatcggtgcctcTGAACATCATGATGCAGAGCGAGCTGCTGCCGTTGCAGGGCCAGAACAGCAACACCAAGATCACCAGCGTGCTCCTGAGCAAGATGGACTCGGAGGGGGACGAGGCGGTGCGCGGCCTAGGCATCAACAACCTCCCCTCCAACTACACCGCCCGCATGAACCTCACGCAGATCCTCCAGACCACCGCCTCCTTCAGCGGGGGGGCCGCCCACCCCGCCCAGCTGCCGGCCAGCTCCAGTCCCGCGGCCTTCGGTCTCCAGCAGGGCTACCTCACCGGCGGCCCCGCCGAGCCGGGGGGCTTCCCAGGACCCGACGAGGCCCAAGCACAAGCGGGCCCCAGCGGGCaggaccagcagcagcagcttcagcagcagcagcagcagctccaggaggcggcggcggtgcgCACGCAGGCCCAGCTCCTCCGCCAGAGCGCTCAGCAGCaggaggtggcggtggcggcggcggcggcggcggcggaggaggagcagcagcagctggactTCAACAACACGGTGAAGGATCTGCTGGGCGACGACGGGCTGAACCCCAGCTCCCAGCTGGTGGGGCAGGTGGCCTCGGAGCTGAACGCCGTGGCCTCGGACTTCTCCAACGACATCAGACTGACCTCGGATCTGTCCAGTAGCATCACTGACCTGAACACCTTGGACCCCAACCTGCTGTTTGACCCCAACCAGCCGCAGGAACAATATGAAGACTCAACactggaggagctgaagaacGACCCACTGTTTCAGCAGATATGCAGTGACCCCGTGAACTCTGGCTTCGAGTGGCTGGAGAGCAAAGACCAGCCCACCACGGTGGAGATGCTGGGCTGA